A section of the Salminus brasiliensis chromosome 10, fSalBra1.hap2, whole genome shotgun sequence genome encodes:
- the nkx2.2a gene encoding homeobox protein Nkx-2.2a isoform X1 encodes MSLTNTKTGFSVKDILDLPDTNDEEGSITGTEEDTEGSETAKTPGVLVQSPLENVQNLPLKTPFYDNTDNPYTRWLATTDSIQYSLTFPLLFHYAVHGLSANSQDSSAKSPEPSADESPDNDKETSSSGSDSGKKRKRRVLFSKAQTYELERRFRQQRYLSAPEREHLASLIRLTPTQVKIWFQNHRYKMKRARAEKGMEVTHLPSPRRVAVPVLVRDGKPCHTLKAQDLAATFQAGIPFSAYSAQSLQHMQYNAHYSAATTPQFPTAHHLVQTQQWTW; translated from the exons ATGTCGTTGACCAACACAAAGACGGGCTTTTCAGTGAAGGACATTTTGGACCTCCCTGACACTAACGATGAGGAAGGATCTATCACTGGGACTGAGGAGGATACGGAGGGCTCGGAGACAGCCAAAACGCCCGGAGTGCTGGTGCAAAGTCCGCTTGAGAATGTCCAAAACCTGCCTTTAAAGACACCTTTTTATGATAACACTGACAATCCTTATACCAGGTGGCTTGCGACTACCGACAGCATCCAATACTCAT tgACGTTCCCTCTACTGTTCCACTACGCAGTGCATGGGCTCTCTGCAAACTCCCAAGACTCTTCTGCAAAATCCCCGGAGCCCTCCGCGGACGAGTCTCCGGACAACGACAAGGAAACTTCGAGCAGCGGCAGCGACTCTGGTAAGAAGCGAAAAAGGAGGGTGCTCTTTTCCAAGGCGCAGACGTACGAACTCGAGCGCCGGTTCAGACAGCAGCGGTACCTCTCGGCACCCGAGAGGGAGCACCTTGCAAGCCTGATCCGCCTGACGCCCACCCAAGTGAAAATCTGGTTCCAGAACCACCGGTACAAAATGAAGAGGGCTCGCGCAGAGAAAGGTATGGAGGTGACCCACCTGCCCTCCCCCCGGCGGGTGGCCGTGCCTGTGTTAGTCAGGGACGGCAAGCCGTGCCACACACTAAAAGCTCAGGACCTGGCGGCCACCTTTCAGGCTGGCATTCCGTTCTCGGCGTACAGCGCCCAGTCTCTCCAGCACATGCAGTACAATGCACATTACAGCGCCGCCACCACGCCGCAGTTCCCCACGGCGCACCACCTGGTGCAGACGCAGCAGTGGACTTGGTGA
- the nkx2.2a gene encoding homeobox protein Nkx-2.2a isoform X2, producing MSLTNTKTGFSVKDILDLPDTNDEEGSITGTEEDTEGSETAKTPGVLVQSPLENVQNLPLKTPFYDNTDNPYTRWLATTDSIQYSLHGLSANSQDSSAKSPEPSADESPDNDKETSSSGSDSGKKRKRRVLFSKAQTYELERRFRQQRYLSAPEREHLASLIRLTPTQVKIWFQNHRYKMKRARAEKGMEVTHLPSPRRVAVPVLVRDGKPCHTLKAQDLAATFQAGIPFSAYSAQSLQHMQYNAHYSAATTPQFPTAHHLVQTQQWTW from the exons ATGTCGTTGACCAACACAAAGACGGGCTTTTCAGTGAAGGACATTTTGGACCTCCCTGACACTAACGATGAGGAAGGATCTATCACTGGGACTGAGGAGGATACGGAGGGCTCGGAGACAGCCAAAACGCCCGGAGTGCTGGTGCAAAGTCCGCTTGAGAATGTCCAAAACCTGCCTTTAAAGACACCTTTTTATGATAACACTGACAATCCTTATACCAGGTGGCTTGCGACTACCGACAGCATCCAATACTCAT TGCATGGGCTCTCTGCAAACTCCCAAGACTCTTCTGCAAAATCCCCGGAGCCCTCCGCGGACGAGTCTCCGGACAACGACAAGGAAACTTCGAGCAGCGGCAGCGACTCTGGTAAGAAGCGAAAAAGGAGGGTGCTCTTTTCCAAGGCGCAGACGTACGAACTCGAGCGCCGGTTCAGACAGCAGCGGTACCTCTCGGCACCCGAGAGGGAGCACCTTGCAAGCCTGATCCGCCTGACGCCCACCCAAGTGAAAATCTGGTTCCAGAACCACCGGTACAAAATGAAGAGGGCTCGCGCAGAGAAAGGTATGGAGGTGACCCACCTGCCCTCCCCCCGGCGGGTGGCCGTGCCTGTGTTAGTCAGGGACGGCAAGCCGTGCCACACACTAAAAGCTCAGGACCTGGCGGCCACCTTTCAGGCTGGCATTCCGTTCTCGGCGTACAGCGCCCAGTCTCTCCAGCACATGCAGTACAATGCACATTACAGCGCCGCCACCACGCCGCAGTTCCCCACGGCGCACCACCTGGTGCAGACGCAGCAGTGGACTTGGTGA